In Candidatus Vicinibacter proximus, the following are encoded in one genomic region:
- a CDS encoding class I SAM-dependent methyltransferase, with the protein MIADLGIELMRYCDQKSSPIPDYLQMLERKTHLSTLSPQMMSSSSQGRLLSLLSKLKKPKCILELGTFTGYSALCLAEGLDEDGLLHTFEVVDTYDHIIEFVKKEIPLASKIIFHKQDALKGISNLDLEFDIVFIDAAKKQYPEYLALVSPLMKKGALLIADNVLWYGKVLDENKDQETTVLDHFNSLVSESGDWDAFILPLRDGLTLAIKK; encoded by the coding sequence ATGATAGCAGATTTAGGAATTGAACTCATGCGATATTGCGATCAAAAAAGTTCGCCAATACCCGATTATCTCCAAATGTTGGAACGAAAAACTCATTTATCAACTTTGTCACCACAGATGATGAGCAGCAGTTCGCAGGGTAGGTTGTTGAGTCTGTTGTCAAAGCTAAAAAAACCAAAATGTATCTTAGAGCTTGGGACATTTACCGGCTACAGTGCGCTGTGTTTGGCGGAAGGATTAGACGAGGATGGCCTGTTGCACACCTTCGAGGTTGTGGATACCTATGATCACATCATTGAATTTGTAAAAAAAGAAATTCCATTGGCCTCCAAAATAATTTTTCATAAACAAGATGCCCTTAAAGGAATTAGTAATCTTGATTTGGAATTTGATATAGTTTTCATAGATGCAGCCAAGAAACAATATCCGGAATATCTCGCGCTGGTTTCTCCGCTGATGAAAAAGGGTGCTTTGTTGATTGCGGATAATGTACTTTGGTATGGAAAAGTACTGGATGAAAATAAGGATCAGGAAACTACAGTGCTGGATCACTTTAATTCCTTGGTAAGTGAAAGCGGAGATTGGGATGCATTCATTTTACCTTTGAGAGATGGGCTTACACTGGCAATTAAAAAGTGA
- a CDS encoding VOC family protein, translating to MNIGAFQWADLTVPNALEIKDFYARVIGFSVQEVSMGNYEDYCLNSPTDGFTKAGVCHSRGANEGLPPVWLVYFNVADLELSLVAVQESGGKIISGPKPYGGSSKYAVIQDPAGAFCALFQH from the coding sequence ATTAACATCGGAGCCTTCCAATGGGCGGATTTGACAGTACCCAATGCATTGGAAATCAAAGATTTTTATGCCAGGGTGATTGGCTTTTCGGTGCAGGAAGTATCCATGGGTAACTATGAGGACTACTGTCTCAACAGTCCGACAGATGGTTTTACAAAAGCCGGAGTTTGCCATTCAAGAGGTGCCAATGAAGGGCTTCCTCCGGTGTGGTTGGTTTATTTTAATGTAGCAGATTTGGAGCTAAGTCTGGTGGCTGTTCAGGAAAGCGGTGGCAAAATTATTTCAGGCCCAAAACCATACGGGGGATCCTCCAAATACGCCGTGATACAGGATCCGGCCGGAGCCTTCTGTGCTTTGTTCCAACATTAG
- a CDS encoding aminotransferase class V-fold PLP-dependent enzyme produces the protein MQRRTIFKLLAASSAGILSPSSLLKASGDEFKQAVNDLNRLSPSDDETFWHQIRLAYSVSPTLINLNNGGVAPSPRVVQEAVEYYSRMSNEAPSYYMWRILDQGREPLRQKMANLAGCSVEELAFNRNSSEALETIIFGLRLKAGDEVVLTKQDYPNMINAWKQREKREGIVLKWINFEFPIEDQRFIVKKFEEAFTDKTKVVHITHTINWNGQLLPAKEIALAAKKRNIEVLVDAAHSFAHFQYKISDLECDYFGTSLHKWLSAPIGSGLLYVRKEKIKNLYPMLAAADPESEDIRKFESLGTRSFALEQAIGQAIDFFHLIGAERKFNRLHELKMYWVNKVKSHPKVKIISPLSKEFSGAICSVLVEGKTAGQLSEFLQNEYKIHTVGIDWENIHGVRVTPNVYTMKSELDKLVTGILKFADS, from the coding sequence ATGCAAAGACGAACCATTTTTAAATTATTGGCTGCCTCTTCAGCCGGTATTCTCTCTCCCTCCAGTTTACTGAAGGCTTCCGGGGATGAGTTCAAGCAAGCTGTTAATGACCTTAATCGACTCTCCCCATCAGACGATGAAACATTCTGGCATCAGATCCGGCTGGCCTATTCCGTATCGCCGACGTTAATTAATTTGAACAATGGAGGAGTTGCTCCCTCACCGAGGGTTGTGCAGGAAGCGGTGGAATATTACAGTCGAATGAGCAACGAGGCTCCTTCCTACTACATGTGGCGTATTCTTGACCAGGGCAGAGAACCTTTAAGACAAAAAATGGCTAACCTTGCTGGTTGCAGTGTTGAGGAATTAGCATTCAACCGCAACTCTTCTGAGGCTTTGGAGACCATCATTTTTGGGTTAAGACTGAAGGCAGGTGACGAAGTAGTACTGACCAAACAGGATTATCCGAACATGATCAATGCATGGAAACAGCGGGAAAAAAGAGAAGGTATTGTGCTTAAATGGATAAATTTTGAATTCCCGATTGAAGATCAAAGATTCATTGTGAAGAAATTCGAGGAGGCTTTCACTGATAAAACCAAAGTGGTTCATATTACCCACACCATCAACTGGAACGGACAATTATTGCCTGCCAAAGAAATTGCCCTGGCAGCTAAAAAAAGGAACATCGAAGTATTAGTAGACGCTGCCCATAGCTTTGCTCATTTCCAATACAAGATCAGTGATCTGGAGTGTGACTATTTTGGTACCAGTTTGCATAAATGGTTATCCGCACCTATTGGAAGTGGATTACTGTATGTACGCAAAGAAAAAATTAAAAACCTTTATCCAATGCTCGCCGCGGCAGATCCGGAAAGTGAGGACATCCGGAAGTTTGAAAGCCTTGGGACCCGCTCATTTGCCCTTGAACAAGCCATCGGGCAGGCGATTGATTTTTTCCATTTAATTGGCGCTGAAAGAAAATTCAACAGACTCCACGAACTTAAAATGTATTGGGTCAACAAAGTAAAATCACACCCGAAAGTCAAAATAATTTCTCCCCTTTCCAAAGAATTCAGCGGAGCCATTTGCTCGGTATTGGTTGAAGGTAAAACTGCAGGTCAGTTGTCTGAATTTCTTCAAAATGAATACAAAATCCACACGGTGGGCATTGATTGGGAAAACATCCACGGGGTAAGAGTTACCCCAAATGTTTACACCATGAAATCCGAACTCGATAAACTGGTGACCGGAATCTTAAAATTTGCAGACAGCTGA
- a CDS encoding gliding motility-associated C-terminal domain-containing protein: protein MKCNWILILCAVFFSFQAGAQLKFRSEQFVKPVSETAMPNGCNIVVNAGPDITICEGVGKQLNANISGGFSTYTWEPPDGLSNPNVLNPVANPMSTTTYTLTARGMSGNKFLNGGFENGSIAPSTSSYTPYTNLNNFVMSTGGYMVMSVPQIATAFGCNPNIGAFTMAITPTGPAVNILCQTVTVNPNTVYKIYFKVFGILYLLGSPPSIGVKINGNLIGQVDALSGLCLENDGTFTWNSGASTSANICFANYGGTGMFSLCGLDDISFIECCEEKDEVTVTVYELMADIAQPDDIDCNNRPLTLDGSGSSSGAGITYEWTTTNGKIVSGDKTNKAVIDAPGTYKLKVLGPFGCTKEVSVTVGGSVKPPDLTLKATDIDCKNPKGSIDAKSRVPGVTFDWSGPNGYTYTKSTDFNITEPGDYDITITDDYGCKATGKVTVKDLRTDVDLSIDGDTIRCGQDSVLITGYSVSAKPSFEWTYPGGNKISKQSIFVKDTGWHYLRVVDSTGCEKTDSFFVVNFKSSVPVDFITDTINCRNSMVDVKLKNTDTTGTLQWSGPNGFVSSQKQISVSDSGWYVVRLLTKEGCPGFDSVYVAMDKTIPDLGISNSDTLNCLKTSVQISATSNTAGARFDWLGPTGILGNNSSYAVTDSGDYILIVQAPNGCLNSAMVKIYKDLDTPQLVLINDTLDCIKLNHQLEVSTDDQLKYSWSGPNGYTSNLRNPVVNNPGEYIVVVTGKNGCPKTGAILLSEDKNLPALSLDADTINCFNNGIVPSVNADPQVTSFAWTGPNNFSSSQSAPLINRGGIYILKIIGKNGCENSDTVQVLEDLVKPTVAIAADTITCKTTANISIKSISANTSFIWIGPSGFTSTQAITPVTKEGWYFIEVTGPNGCKTVENVYVFQKDVLPDVFTKGDTLNCNKLQTNLQGGSSTQGVRYEWTGPNNFSSMQQNPVVQDSGIYILKVIDANGCEATSQLYLAKFGDLPDINLKLVDSLSCRNNQGVLLVSSMQNISSINWTGPNGFTSNVDSAKVREAGLYTVKITNAFGCERTDTIRVFDFRILPDAQLRNDTITCNRRMINLNLIALDNTLRFNWAGPNNFSSTDKNPVVSGGGTYQVTITNNLNCERVLNLSIGVDTLAPTVDLLADSITCLRSSAPVRAQINPQGFNIQWTGPNGFRSGVPQFAVTVPGLYTCVVTLSRNKCTTTKTVEVVEDTARIRSALIDRTDASCGLDNGRIVVTQINGGSPAYQYSFDNGKTFQANPDFNGLPQGMYQIKIKDRNGCTFDQTINIITTSGVELDLIPEIQLQAGTQQTLNLIIKNSSNPKSIVWSPADQLSCSDCPNPILTANKDQEIKVVVTDENGCTDEAVIKIKVTTDVKVFVPSVFSPNGDLTNDVFYPVSNTGDVLVQRMLIMDRWGAAVFDHSNFKSDDPSQGWNGTFKDVKVNPGVYVYYLEVKNGDAILKYYGDITVVR, encoded by the coding sequence ATGAAGTGTAATTGGATACTAATTCTGTGTGCAGTATTTTTTTCTTTCCAGGCTGGAGCACAATTAAAATTTAGGAGTGAGCAGTTTGTAAAACCTGTATCGGAAACCGCTATGCCAAATGGTTGTAATATTGTGGTCAATGCAGGCCCTGACATCACTATTTGTGAAGGGGTCGGAAAACAGCTCAACGCAAATATAAGCGGCGGATTTAGTACCTATACCTGGGAACCGCCTGATGGATTGAGCAACCCGAATGTTCTTAATCCGGTTGCCAATCCGATGTCCACCACGACCTACACCTTGACTGCAAGAGGCATGTCAGGCAACAAATTTCTCAACGGCGGATTTGAAAATGGCAGCATCGCACCCTCTACTTCTTCCTATACACCTTACACCAACCTCAACAATTTTGTGATGTCCACGGGTGGTTATATGGTGATGTCGGTGCCGCAGATTGCCACTGCATTTGGTTGCAACCCAAACATCGGAGCATTTACCATGGCCATTACGCCTACCGGACCTGCAGTAAATATACTTTGTCAAACTGTTACCGTAAATCCCAATACAGTTTATAAAATTTACTTCAAGGTTTTTGGAATCCTTTATTTGCTTGGTTCTCCACCCTCAATTGGTGTGAAGATCAATGGAAATTTAATTGGGCAGGTGGATGCATTAAGCGGATTGTGTCTGGAGAATGACGGAACTTTTACCTGGAATTCCGGGGCTTCTACCTCCGCAAATATTTGTTTCGCAAATTATGGAGGTACAGGAATGTTCAGTTTGTGTGGATTGGATGATATTTCATTTATCGAATGTTGCGAAGAAAAAGATGAAGTCACGGTCACCGTTTATGAACTCATGGCGGACATTGCACAACCGGATGACATTGATTGCAATAACAGACCACTTACACTGGATGGCTCAGGTTCCTCTTCAGGAGCAGGAATCACCTACGAATGGACGACCACCAATGGAAAAATTGTAAGCGGTGATAAAACCAATAAAGCAGTCATTGATGCACCTGGAACTTATAAATTGAAAGTGCTCGGCCCTTTTGGTTGCACCAAAGAAGTGAGCGTTACCGTAGGAGGAAGTGTGAAGCCACCTGATCTGACACTCAAAGCAACAGACATTGATTGTAAAAATCCAAAAGGATCCATTGATGCGAAATCACGAGTTCCCGGAGTTACTTTTGATTGGTCCGGCCCCAACGGGTACACCTACACCAAATCAACGGATTTCAATATTACAGAACCGGGCGATTATGATATTACCATCACAGATGATTACGGTTGTAAAGCCACCGGAAAAGTAACTGTCAAAGACCTAAGGACAGATGTTGATTTATCCATTGATGGTGACACCATCCGTTGCGGACAAGACTCTGTTTTGATCACCGGATATTCCGTCAGTGCAAAACCAAGTTTTGAATGGACCTATCCCGGTGGAAATAAAATATCGAAGCAAAGCATTTTTGTAAAAGACACAGGATGGCATTATCTGCGTGTCGTAGATTCAACCGGATGCGAAAAAACAGATTCCTTTTTTGTGGTGAATTTTAAATCCAGCGTTCCGGTAGATTTTATAACCGATACCATTAATTGCAGAAATTCAATGGTGGATGTCAAACTAAAAAATACAGACACCACAGGTACCTTGCAATGGAGTGGACCGAATGGTTTTGTTTCTTCACAAAAGCAAATATCAGTCAGCGATTCCGGCTGGTATGTTGTGCGTTTGTTGACAAAAGAAGGATGTCCCGGTTTTGATTCAGTTTATGTGGCCATGGACAAGACCATTCCGGATCTTGGAATTTCCAACAGCGATACTTTAAATTGTTTAAAAACATCTGTGCAAATATCTGCTACCAGTAATACCGCCGGTGCCAGATTTGACTGGTTAGGACCTACGGGAATATTAGGAAATAACAGCAGTTATGCTGTCACTGATTCCGGAGATTACATACTCATCGTTCAGGCGCCAAATGGTTGTCTGAATTCTGCCATGGTCAAAATTTATAAAGATCTGGATACTCCACAATTAGTGCTCATAAATGACACATTGGATTGCATCAAATTGAATCATCAACTAGAGGTGTCTACAGATGATCAACTGAAGTACAGTTGGAGTGGCCCCAATGGTTATACGTCCAATTTAAGAAATCCGGTCGTGAACAATCCGGGTGAATACATAGTGGTCGTAACCGGTAAAAATGGTTGTCCTAAAACCGGAGCAATACTCTTATCAGAAGATAAAAATTTACCCGCTTTAAGTCTGGATGCAGATACCATCAATTGTTTCAACAATGGAATTGTACCAAGCGTAAATGCAGATCCTCAGGTAACATCCTTTGCATGGACCGGTCCAAATAATTTTTCTTCATCTCAATCTGCTCCACTGATTAATCGGGGAGGGATTTATATTTTAAAAATTATTGGAAAAAATGGTTGTGAGAACTCAGATACTGTGCAAGTTCTGGAAGATTTGGTCAAACCGACCGTTGCCATAGCTGCCGACACCATCACTTGTAAGACCACTGCGAACATCAGCATCAAGTCCATCAGTGCAAATACCAGTTTCATTTGGATAGGGCCTTCAGGATTCACGTCCACTCAGGCAATAACGCCGGTTACAAAAGAAGGTTGGTATTTCATAGAAGTTACAGGCCCCAACGGTTGCAAAACGGTGGAAAATGTTTATGTTTTTCAAAAAGATGTATTGCCGGATGTATTTACAAAAGGGGATACTTTAAATTGCAATAAACTTCAGACCAACCTGCAAGGTGGATCCAGCACCCAAGGGGTCCGTTATGAATGGACCGGCCCAAATAATTTTAGTTCCATGCAACAAAATCCTGTTGTTCAGGATTCCGGAATTTATATCTTGAAAGTGATTGATGCGAATGGATGTGAAGCTACCTCGCAATTGTATCTTGCAAAATTTGGAGACTTACCGGATATCAATTTGAAATTGGTAGACTCTTTAAGTTGTAGAAATAATCAAGGCGTTTTATTGGTCAGCAGCATGCAGAATATCAGTTCAATTAACTGGACCGGCCCAAATGGATTTACCAGTAATGTAGATTCTGCAAAAGTTCGCGAAGCAGGATTGTATACGGTAAAAATTACCAATGCTTTCGGATGTGAGCGAACCGATACCATTCGTGTTTTTGATTTTAGAATTTTACCCGATGCCCAACTGCGAAACGATACCATCACCTGTAACAGGAGAATGATCAATTTGAATCTGATCGCATTAGACAATACCTTGCGATTTAATTGGGCCGGTCCAAATAATTTTTCTAGCACGGATAAAAATCCGGTCGTATCCGGTGGTGGTACGTATCAGGTCACCATTACCAATAATTTAAATTGCGAGCGTGTTTTAAATCTAAGTATTGGTGTTGATACCTTGGCGCCTACTGTAGATTTGCTGGCAGATTCTATTACTTGTCTGAGGTCATCAGCTCCTGTTAGAGCGCAGATCAATCCTCAAGGCTTCAACATCCAATGGACTGGGCCAAATGGCTTCAGAAGCGGTGTACCGCAATTTGCAGTGACCGTACCCGGATTGTACACTTGTGTGGTCACACTCAGCCGGAATAAATGCACCACTACCAAAACAGTTGAAGTGGTAGAAGATACTGCAAGAATAAGATCCGCACTCATTGACAGGACGGATGCAAGTTGCGGATTGGACAATGGAAGAATTGTGGTGACTCAAATAAATGGAGGATCGCCCGCGTACCAATATTCATTTGACAATGGAAAAACATTCCAGGCCAATCCGGATTTCAACGGACTTCCGCAAGGAATGTACCAGATTAAAATCAAGGATCGGAATGGTTGTACGTTTGATCAAACCATCAACATCATCACTACCAGCGGAGTGGAATTGGATCTCATACCGGAAATTCAATTACAGGCCGGTACACAACAGACCTTGAATCTAATCATTAAGAACAGTAGCAATCCCAAATCTATTGTTTGGTCTCCTGCTGATCAACTGAGTTGCAGTGATTGTCCAAATCCTATACTCACAGCCAACAAAGATCAGGAAATCAAAGTAGTCGTAACGGATGAGAATGGTTGTACGGATGAAGCAGTGATTAAAATTAAAGTGACCACAGATGTAAAAGTTTTTGTTCCATCTGTCTTCAGTCCTAATGGTGATTTGACCAATGATGTATTTTATCCGGTGAGTAACACAGGAGATGTTTTGGTGCAGCGCATGTTGATCATGGATCGTTGGGGTGCAGCAGTTTTTGATCACAGCAATTTTAAATCAGATGATCCATCTCAGGGATGGAACGGCACTTTCAAGGATGTAAAAGTGAATCCCGGAGTCTATGTTTATTACCTGGAAGTTAAAAATGGAGATGCCATACTGAAATATTATGGAGACATCACGGTGGTGAGATAA
- the secDF gene encoding protein translocase subunit SecDF yields the protein MKEKGIVKWLLIAMLVVCVVQLMYYLPSMRVERDANDYAKTKSTGITDENLAYQAEKQARIEYLDSMSDRTIFSIPLLKDYSYNDLKKQQLALGLDLKGGLSTILQIDLRDFLVSLSGNNQDPNFKTALDNANERLKNSQADFISLFVDEYKKVSGGKNLASIFSRSATLKDQININSSDADVNRVIRQMADETVDLTFKRIKDRIDKFGAIQPNISLDKTRDMILVELPGIDNPERARRYLQASAKLEFWDVFRVNDPGIFDAFVNADTKLKQLASGDTSSVEKKNFKLQNRYNYTRDSLGNILDSTLAGVDTIPDNLDPLGDRGPLFAIFSPNGASQQGLSYAPAVMGVVEKQNKEKFLAMINRAEIKSLFPTDLEIRLAAKASKNSTTNETTNQYEVYAIKKRLGSEGATLDGERVTRAFAQPDNVTGGTVVSLSMDSKGAKIWGDMTTRAAQDNNREIAISLDDEVVSCPRVNEPILGGSSQISGNFSIDEAKDLANILQVGKLPAKTRIVQEALVGPSLGKENIERSLWSILGGFFLVLLFMLIYYTAGGFVSIIALFLNIVFILAALASFGTVLTLPGIAGVVLTMGMAVDANIIIYERIKEELYAGRTYLQSIIEGFKHSLSAIIDSHVTALLSSIVLFYYGLGPVKGFALVLIIGIIFSVFTSVLVSRLIIDWWSGKGRTMSFASKMTAHAFKNFNFDWVGNRKYAYIFSGILTVIGLVSFFTRGFELGVEFKGGYSINVHFDKDVDVEKLRNSLTKSFEGNPIVKSVDTKNTFNITTSYLINDNSPDVNNKVKAKLLEGVNEAIGSQITTEEFNNHDGKGTHIISYSQVGPVIADDIKNSSLKAIIFSLMIIFLYIFIRFYKWQYSAGAIIALAHDTLVVLTFFSLFHGILPFPMEIDQALIAAILTVIGYSMNDTVIVFDRIKEYLKMDSDKSEKELINAAINTTLSRTINTSLVTLLTIVILFFFGGSSIRGFSFALMVGIIIGTYSSIFVATPILVDLSKSLKIKASKTQKIGTKVAKV from the coding sequence ATGAAGGAAAAGGGTATTGTTAAGTGGTTATTGATTGCCATGTTGGTCGTCTGTGTAGTACAGCTGATGTATTACCTTCCATCCATGAGGGTGGAAAGAGATGCAAATGATTATGCCAAGACTAAAAGCACAGGCATCACTGATGAAAATTTGGCTTACCAGGCCGAAAAACAAGCCAGAATAGAATATCTGGATTCCATGTCCGACAGGACCATTTTCAGTATTCCTTTACTCAAGGATTATTCTTACAACGACCTGAAAAAACAACAGTTGGCACTGGGTCTCGACCTCAAAGGTGGTTTGAGCACCATCCTTCAAATTGACTTGAGAGACTTTCTTGTTTCTCTTTCCGGCAACAATCAGGACCCGAATTTTAAAACTGCTCTGGACAATGCCAATGAGCGGTTGAAGAACAGTCAAGCCGATTTTATCAGCTTGTTTGTAGATGAGTATAAAAAAGTATCCGGTGGCAAAAATCTTGCTTCCATATTCTCCAGAAGTGCGACGCTTAAAGACCAGATCAACATCAACTCAAGCGATGCTGATGTGAACCGGGTAATCCGCCAGATGGCAGACGAAACGGTAGATCTTACCTTCAAAAGAATCAAGGATCGTATCGACAAGTTTGGTGCCATCCAGCCAAACATTTCCCTTGATAAAACAAGAGACATGATTTTGGTGGAGTTGCCGGGAATTGACAATCCTGAAAGAGCGCGCAGATATCTTCAGGCATCTGCCAAACTTGAGTTTTGGGATGTTTTCAGGGTGAACGACCCGGGGATCTTTGATGCTTTTGTAAATGCAGATACCAAATTAAAACAATTGGCTTCCGGAGATACCTCCAGTGTCGAGAAGAAAAATTTCAAACTACAAAACAGATACAATTACACCAGAGACTCTTTGGGTAATATATTAGACTCAACACTTGCCGGTGTAGACACCATTCCAGACAATCTAGACCCATTGGGTGATCGCGGACCATTGTTCGCTATATTCAGTCCCAATGGTGCTTCTCAGCAGGGTTTAAGTTATGCTCCTGCAGTCATGGGGGTTGTGGAAAAACAAAACAAGGAGAAATTTCTTGCCATGATCAACAGGGCTGAAATAAAATCTTTGTTTCCTACAGACCTTGAAATCAGGCTTGCCGCAAAAGCATCTAAAAACAGCACAACCAATGAAACTACCAATCAGTATGAGGTGTATGCCATCAAGAAGAGATTGGGCAGTGAAGGAGCAACTTTGGACGGAGAACGCGTTACAAGAGCATTTGCCCAACCGGACAACGTTACAGGAGGTACTGTCGTGAGCTTGTCTATGGACAGCAAAGGAGCTAAAATTTGGGGTGACATGACTACCCGTGCAGCTCAGGACAACAATCGTGAGATTGCCATCTCCCTCGATGATGAAGTGGTTTCCTGCCCTAGAGTAAATGAACCTATCCTGGGTGGAAGTTCTCAGATTTCCGGTAACTTCTCCATTGATGAAGCAAAAGATTTGGCCAACATTCTCCAGGTTGGAAAATTACCTGCAAAAACGAGAATAGTTCAGGAAGCATTGGTTGGACCATCCCTTGGAAAAGAAAATATTGAAAGGTCCCTTTGGTCCATCTTAGGTGGATTTTTCCTCGTATTGTTGTTCATGTTGATTTACTACACCGCAGGAGGTTTTGTGTCCATCATAGCGCTTTTCCTAAACATCGTCTTCATTCTCGCTGCATTGGCCTCCTTTGGTACCGTATTAACCTTACCGGGTATTGCAGGGGTGGTTTTGACAATGGGTATGGCCGTGGATGCCAACATCATCATTTACGAACGTATTAAAGAAGAGCTCTACGCAGGCAGAACTTATCTGCAATCCATTATAGAAGGTTTTAAACATTCTCTTTCTGCCATCATAGACTCGCACGTTACGGCCTTGCTATCTTCCATTGTACTCTTCTACTACGGATTAGGTCCGGTAAAAGGATTTGCCCTGGTTTTGATCATTGGTATCATATTCTCGGTATTTACCTCGGTATTGGTTTCGCGTTTGATCATCGACTGGTGGTCCGGCAAAGGAAGAACCATGTCTTTTGCCTCAAAAATGACTGCTCATGCTTTTAAGAATTTTAATTTTGACTGGGTAGGTAACAGAAAATATGCCTACATCTTTTCAGGAATTCTTACGGTCATTGGATTGGTTTCCTTCTTCACCAGAGGTTTTGAATTAGGTGTGGAATTTAAAGGAGGTTATTCCATCAATGTGCATTTTGACAAAGACGTTGATGTTGAAAAATTAAGAAACTCTTTGACTAAATCTTTTGAAGGAAATCCGATTGTTAAAAGTGTGGATACTAAAAATACTTTTAACATCACCACTTCCTACTTAATCAACGACAATTCCCCGGATGTAAACAACAAAGTAAAAGCAAAATTGCTGGAAGGTGTGAATGAAGCCATCGGGTCACAAATAACCACGGAAGAATTCAACAATCACGATGGAAAAGGAACTCATATCATCTCCTACAGTCAGGTAGGACCGGTTATTGCCGATGACATTAAGAATTCATCTTTGAAGGCCATCATATTCTCGTTGATGATCATATTCCTGTACATTTTTATTCGTTTTTACAAATGGCAATACAGTGCAGGTGCCATCATTGCATTGGCGCATGATACATTAGTGGTGTTGACTTTCTTCTCTTTGTTCCATGGCATTTTACCTTTCCCGATGGAAATTGATCAGGCGCTCATTGCAGCGATCCTCACGGTCATTGGTTATTCGATGAACGATACGGTAATCGTTTTTGACAGGATTAAAGAATACCTGAAAATGGATTCTGACAAATCCGAAAAAGAATTGATCAATGCCGCCATCAATACCACCTTGTCCAGGACCATCAATACTTCCCTCGTAACTTTGCTCACCATCGTAATCTTATTCTTCTTCGGTGGAAGCAGCATCAGAGGATTCTCATTTGCATTAATGGTAGGAATTATCATAGGAACCTATTCTTCCATTTTTGTGGCCACTCCAATTTTGGTAGACCTTTCAAAAAGTCTAAAAATCAAAGCGAGTAAAACACAAAAAATTGGAACCAAAGTAGCCAAAGTATAA